In Arachis hypogaea cultivar Tifrunner chromosome 17, arahy.Tifrunner.gnm2.J5K5, whole genome shotgun sequence, a single window of DNA contains:
- the LOC112766013 gene encoding uncharacterized protein, with protein MHTIFLVQHHSAKKKFQLSPPHSAMPTLSRHHHLLLLRRLRHLLPSSFSTHSLPPPQPPLSDPFLVEKVLLSLKHNNLNSLHNHLNNNLNRSDPFPLIVDILRRCHQNPTLANRFLHALSFTSPNLKHSTRSLGAMVHALVRLRKVPEAQALLLRMIRKSGVTRREIIDSLINGDSCSNVNVSVFDLLIRTYVQSRKLREGSEAFELLRGRGFCVSINACNALLGALVRIGWVDLAFNVYDSVVNSGMHVNVYTLNIMVNALCKDGRLEYVKDFLDGMENKGVFADGVTYNTLINAHCREGLLSKAFELMNSMASKGLRPGVFTYNAIINGLCKKGNYARAREVLDEMLANGLSPDATTFNPLLVESCRKDNVREAEKVFNEMLHHGVVPDSISFSSIIGVFSRNGNLDRALAYFNSMRGSGSVPDTVIYTILIDGYCRNGKMLEALRMRNEMVEQGCVMDVVTYNTLLNGLCKGKMLADADELFKEMVERGVFPDFYTLTTLIHGYCKDGNMNKALGLFDTMTQRNLKPDVVTYNTLIDGFCKIGEMDKAKELWSDMLSRNIVPNHISFSILINGFCSLGLMSEAFGLWDEMVEKDIKPSLVTCNTIVKGYLRAGDVSKADDFLNRMISGGVSPDGITYNTLINGFVKEENLGRAFMLINDMVQQGILPDVITYNAILFGYCRQGRMKEAEKVLRMMIDKGINPDKSTYTALINGHVSQDNLKEAFRFHDEMLQRGFVPEDNV; from the coding sequence ATGCACACTATCTTTCTTGTCCAACATCATTCAGCCAAAAAAAAATTCCAACTTTCTCCTCCTCACTCTGCAATGCCGACACTGTCAcgccaccaccacctcctcctcctccgtcGTCTCCGCCACCTTCTCCCATCTTCCTTCTCAACCCACTCTCTGCCGCCACCACAGCCTCCTCTCTCTGACCCCTTCTTGGTCGAGAAGGTTCTCCTCAGCTTAAAGCACAACAACCTCAACTCCCTCCACAACCACCTGAACAACAACCTTAACCGCTCCGACCCATTTCCCCTCATCGTCGATATTCTCCGCCGGTGCCATCAAAATCCCACCTTGGCCAACAGGTTCCTACATGCTCTTTCCTTCACTTCTCCCAACCTCAAACACTCCACGCGCTCACTGGGCGCAATGGTGCACGCGCTTGTCCGTCTCAGGAAGGTTCCGGAGGCTCAGGCCCTGCTCCTCCGCATGATCAGGAAAAGCGGAGTCACGCGCCGCGAGATCATCGATTCATTGATCAATGGTGATTCTTGTTCCAATGTCAATGTGAGTGTTTTTGACTTGTTGATAAGGACTTATGTTCAATCTAGGAAGCTTAGAGAAGGTTCTGAAGCTTTTGAATTGTTGAGGGGTAGAGGGTTTTGTGTTTCCATCAATGCATGCAATGCTCTTCTTGGTGCACTTGTGAGAATTGGTTGGGTTGATTTGGCATTCAATGTGTATGATAGTGTTGTGAATAGTGGTATGCATGTTAATGTTTATACTCTTAATATTATGGTTAATGCTTTGTGTAAAGATGGTAGATTGGAATATGTTAAGGATTTTTTGGATGGTATGGAGAATAAGGGTGTTTTCGCCGATGGCGTGACTTATAATACTTTGATCAATGCTCATTGTCGCGAGGGGCTCTTGTCGAAGGCATTCGAGTTGATGAATTCGATGGCAAGCAAGGGGTTAAGACCCGGGGTTTTTACTTATAATGCTATTATCAATGGATTGTGCAAGAAGGGTAACTATGCGAGGGCGAGGGAAGTTTTGGATGAGATGTTGGCGAATGGATTGAGCCCTGATGCCACAACTTTTAACCCCTTGCTTGTGGAGAGTTGTCGGAAGGATAATGTTCGGGAGGCTGAAAAGGTTTTTAACGAAATGTTGCATCATGGAGTTGTTCCTGATTCGATTAGCTTCAGCTCAATTATAGGTGTGTTCTCCAGGAATGGGAATCTTGATCGTGCCTTGGCGTATTTTAATAGCATGAGGGGTTCTGGTTCGGTTCCTGATACCGTGATTTATACCATTCTTATAGACGGATATTGTAGAAACGGAAAAATGCTTGAGGCTTTAAGAATGCGGAATGAAATGGTGGAGCAGGGATGCGTCATGGACGTGGTTACGTATAATACGCTACTGAATGGACTGTGCAAGGGGAAAATGCTTGCTGATGCCGATGAGTTGTTTAAGGAGATGGTGGAAAGAGGAGTTTTTCCTGATTTCTACACTCTAACCACTCTCATCCATGGATATTGCAAGGATGGGAATATGAATAAAGCTCTCGGTTTGTTTGACACAATGACTCAGAGAAACCTTAAGCCAGATGTTGTAACATATAATACATTGATTGATGGATTCTGTAAAATTGGTGAAATGGATAAAGCTAAGGAATTGTGGTCAGATATGTTAAGTAGGAATATAGTGCCAAATCACATATCTTTTAGCATTTTAATAAACGGATTTTGCAGTTTAGGTCTTATGTCCGAAGCATTCGGCTTGTGGGACGAAATGGTAGAGAAAGATATTAAACCCTCCCTGGTTACTTGCAACACCATTGTAAAGGGCTATTTGAGAGCTGGTGATGTGTCGAAGGCTGATGACTTCTTGAACAGGATGATTTCGGGAGGAGTTTCTCCTGATGGTATTACATACAATACTCTTATAAATGGTTTTGTAAAGGAAGAGAACCTTGGCAGAGCTTTTATGTTGATCAACGACATGGTTCAACAAGGGATACTGCCTGATGTTATCACATACAATGCGATTCTATTCGGGTATTGTAGGCAAGGCAGAATGAAAGAGGCTGAGAAGGTATTACGTATGATGATTGACAAAGGAATCAATCCTGATAAATCGACGTACACAGCATTGATCAATGGGCACGTTTCTCAAGACAATCTGAAAGAGGCATTCCGTTTTCATGACGAAATGCTGCAGAGGGGGTTTGTGCCAGAAGACAATGTCTAA